The sequence below is a genomic window from Novosphingobium aureum.
AAGGGATGATCCTATGACCACGCGCACCGAAAGCAGCGATCGCATCCGTGATCGCATCGAGACCGGCCCTCGCTTCGTCGAGGCCGATGCCGTTCGGCTGAACCGCATGTTCCGCGGCACCGACACGCTCGAGATGCTCGAGACGATGCTCAAGGAGAACATGGTCGGCGAAGTCGCGACGGTCTCCAGCTTCGGCGCGGAGAGCGCGGTGCTGCTGCACCTCATCAGCCGCGTCGATCCCTCGGTGCCCGTGCTGTTCCTCGAGACCGGCAAGCACTTCCCCGAGACGCTGGCCTACCGCGACGCGCTGGTCGAGCGCCTCGGCCTCACCGACTTGCGCAATCTCGTGCCCGAGGCAGAGGAACTGGCGAAGAAGGACGAGACCGGCCTGCGCTGGTCCTACGATCCCGACGGCTGCTGCGAGATCCGCAAGGTCAAGCCGCTGGCCAAGGCCTTGCTCGGCTTCGATGCGACAATCACCGGGCGCAAGGCGTTCCAGAACGCGACCCGCAAGACCCTGCCGCGCTTCGAGATCGACACCACCGACGAACAGGGCCGGCTCAAGGTCAACCCGCTGATCGACTGGAGCCCCGAGCGCCTGGCCGCGTACATCGCGGAGCATGACCTGCCCCCGCACCCGCTGGTCGCGCAAGGCTATCCCTCGATCGGCTGCATGCCCTGCACCAGCAAGGTCGCACCCGGTGAGGATCCGCGCTCGGGCCGCTGGAAGGGCTGGGACAAGACCGAATGCGGTATCCACACCCCCGGCGCCGCCGGGGGCGAAGGCAATGGTGATGGCCCCGCCAGCGACCTGCCTCCCGGTTTCGACCCGGTATTCTGACAATCCCCTGCCCGGGCCGGCGCGAACCGGTCCGGGCCATGGATATCCGCAAAGGCCGGGCCATCGTGCCCGGCCTTTGCGCTTTTCCATCCAGCCCGCGCAAATTGCGCAAGACGCCAGGCCGCGTGCAGTCAATGCACGCCTCGACGCTGTTTGCGTGACTGCAAACGTTGCCTAACTCTCCCCTCCCCCGTATTTTGCAGTGCAACATGACCCATAACTACGAAACCTCCCCTAAGGCGAGCCACCCCGCGCTCGTCATCCTCGCCCTTGCCATGGGCGCCTTCGCCATCGGCACGACCGAATTCGCGGCAATGAGCCTCGTGCCCTTCTTTGCCCGCGATCTGGGCATCACCGAACCTGAGGCCGGACATGCGATCAGCGCCTATGCGCTGGGCGTGGTGGTCGGAGCCCCGGTCATCGCGGTACTTGGCGCGC
It includes:
- a CDS encoding phosphoadenylyl-sulfate reductase translates to MTTRTESSDRIRDRIETGPRFVEADAVRLNRMFRGTDTLEMLETMLKENMVGEVATVSSFGAESAVLLHLISRVDPSVPVLFLETGKHFPETLAYRDALVERLGLTDLRNLVPEAEELAKKDETGLRWSYDPDGCCEIRKVKPLAKALLGFDATITGRKAFQNATRKTLPRFEIDTTDEQGRLKVNPLIDWSPERLAAYIAEHDLPPHPLVAQGYPSIGCMPCTSKVAPGEDPRSGRWKGWDKTECGIHTPGAAGGEGNGDGPASDLPPGFDPVF